The genomic stretch CCCAAAGTATCTTTTAATGTGAGCTTCCATCTCCATTGTGAACATGGTCCACACTGAACATATTTGAAGTATTCACAGCGATTTTTGGTGATTTTTCCTCACTCACCATAATCACGGCCTGTTCTGTTAGCGATATTTTGTTGTCCCCGTCCAAAATATTGCCTGCATTGACAACAAGATGAATAATTGGGGTCATGTCATCGCTTACCAAAGCTTCGGTGCCCAAACTTAAGGTAGTCTCCTTATAGTTGTCCAAACTGGAACCGTGGCTTCCCATATGGATTTTAAAATCTGTGGCCTCGGTTACGGTCGTAGAGGTAAAAGAGCCTTCAAAGTTCAAAAATTTATAGCCTGCTTGCCAAGACCACATCATGTTGGTGCTTTCTGCCTCTGTCAACAAATCGCCTTGGCCTTCGGCCCCCAAAAGGTATTTTTCTTGGTCCACACCTATACCAAAGGTCATAGTGGTATATCTGCCGGCAGGGACATCCATCAAAACCACTTCGGTATTTCCTGTTTCCTCGCTGGTTATAAAATAGCCTTGGTCCTTGGGATAGGTAAATACGTTCCCTTGGGCATCGGTGAGCCTAAAATTGCCCACAATGTAATTGAGACGGTCTATGGTCAGGGTCTCATTTTGGGAGTTGGTGTACGAAGAGCCCAAAATAAGGTCATCCCCGGCAACGCTGTTGTCAAATTCGATTTTAACCATTCCCGATCCCGTTAGTTCGTCTCCGGAAGAGTCATCATCACTACAAGAGATTACAAAAACAAATAAGAACGGTAAGATGGATAATTTATATAATGATTTCATTTTTAATTCAAATATTAAGGTTATGGGAAATCCTTTATAATGGTTTGGATTTCCTGTTAAAATTAATTGCGCAGCATCGGATGGTGCACGGTATGAACATCACCAAATACTTTGCATAGGACTATGATCCCAAAATGGGAAATAGCCTTAGAACCAATAAAATTTGAATCAACAGTTGGGCGGGTGAAAAACAGATTGAGCGAACTGCCCGGGATCACTCTGTATAAATTCGGGCAACTTGTTCGTTTCCGATATAATTTCCACAAAATCACAGAAAAGGATGTTCACAAAACCGATTGGATATTCCTCTAAATTAATGGATGGCAAATTTTGCCTTTTCTCGTCCTGTTCCTCTTGTAACATTTTGGCCAAATAACACTTTCCGTTACAATCCAGCATGGGCTTGTCCTTGTTCACGCAAAGGTATTCCGCAATATAATCTTGGTTCACCACATATTCGAACACGGGCATAACGGGCCGTAACATGGCCATTACATATAAAAGTGTGAATAGTATGGGGAGACTGCGGTTCGTCAACGAAAGCGATTATTTAGTAGGGCAAAGATAAAACAGGATGGCAGAAATATTAAGAAGATCGGGCAAATTAATTTTCTTTTTTAAGCGGCCAACAATTCCCGCTCCAACGCAATAAAATGGGTCAGCTGTTTTTTGGAATCATACAATGGGATTATTTTTATTCGGCACCGGTAGGCCTCTCCATTCTTTCTATAATTTAGTATGGAGCCCTCATAGCCGTGTTCGGTTTTGAGCTTTTCCCTAATTTTCTGTTTGGTTGCTTCCGATGTCTTTTCTCCTTGAAGAAAACTAGGTTTTTTGCCCAGTGCATAGTTTTTATGGTAGCCTGTCATTTCTGTAAAACCATCATTTACCCAGACTATGGCCTGATTCAGGTCGGTAATGACCAAAGCTTCGTAATCCTCGGTTTTTATAATATGCTGAATGTTGTCGCCAATATTATTTCTCAATATTGATCTCATCTGCTTTAGTTCAAATTCCTTTCTAAGCTGCCCCATCAACTTGTGATAGTTTTCGAGATAAAAATCGAAACTGAGCAATGGTGAAATGCGGATGTTACTTTCGTTTACCATATTCTTTTTGTTTAAGGGGCCGATACCAGATCGGCCCCGATCAGTTTTAATTTGATGGCTGGCCAACAGTTTCTCTCATCTGCTGTGCTGCGGAGACCATTACCTTTAAGGCGTTTATGGTTTCCTCCCAACCTCTGGTTTTTAGCCCACAATCCGGGTTTACCCACAATTTGGATGCTGGCAGTACATGTTCTGCTTTTTGTAATAGTTTGACAATCTCCTCTTCGGACGGAACCCTTGGCGAATGAATATCGTACACTCCCGGGCCTATATCGTTGGGATAATCAAACTCGTAAAAAGCATCCAACAGTTCCATCTGGGAACGGGAACACTCTATGGTTATCACATCGGCATCCATGTCCGCAATGCTCTGGATAATGTCGTTGAACTCAGAGTAACACATATGGGTATGAATCTGGGTGGAATCCTTCACACCGCTCGTGGACAGTTTAAAGGCTCCAATCGCCCAGTCCAAATACCTTCCCCAGTCCTTTTTACGCAGGGGCAGCCCTTCGCGAATTGCAGGTTCATCTACTTGGATAATACTGATACCTTCCTTTTCCAGATCCAGTACTTCGTCCAAAATGGCCAATGCAATTTGCTCGCAGGTCGCGGAGCGTGCCTGATCGTCCCGAACAAACGACCATTGCAAAATGGTTACCGGTCCCGTGAGCATTCCCTTTACCGGTTTATCGGTCAACGATTGTGCAAACGAGGTCCAAAATACCGTCATGGGAACAGGTCTTGAAACATCCCCGTAGATGATCGGTGGTTTTACACAGCGCGAACCATAACTCTGTACCCAACCGTTCTGGGTAAAGGTGAAACCTTCCAATTGCTCCCCAAAGTATTCCACCATATCGTTACGCTCAAATTCTCCGTGCACGGGAACATCGAGACCTATTTCTTCCTGTAAACGAATGGTCTCGGTTGTTTTTTCCATCAAAAAACCCACATATTCCCGCTCTTGAAGTTCTCCTTTTTTAAACATCGACCTATTTCGCCTTACCTCTTGGGTCTGCGGAAACGAACCAATGGTAGTGGTAGGAAATAGTGGCAATTTTAAATGCTCTTCCTGAAGGATCTTTCTTTTGGCAAATGGCGATTCTCTGTAATAGTCTTTTTTCTCCAACTGTTCCAGTCGGTGTTTTACTTTAGGTTTATGGATCAACTTGGAACCGCCTCTCCTTTCCATCGAAGCGGCATTGTCCAAAAAGAGCTTTTGGGATCTGTAGTCGGGACTTTTTGCCAGTATTTTCAAACTTTGAAGCTCCTCCAGTTTCTGTTTGGCAAATGCCATCCAATCCTTTATTTCGGCTGAGAGTATCCTTTCGTTTTCTTCAAGCTCTAGATCATAGGGAACATGAAGCAAGGAGCAGGACGGAGAAACAATGATACGTTCTTCGCCCAATTTTTCTTTGGCTTTCTGAATGAACTGCAATGAAGTTTCAA from Flagellimonas oceani encodes the following:
- a CDS encoding MbnP family protein, encoding MKSLYKLSILPFLFVFVISCSDDDSSGDELTGSGMVKIEFDNSVAGDDLILGSSYTNSQNETLTIDRLNYIVGNFRLTDAQGNVFTYPKDQGYFITSEETGNTEVVLMDVPAGRYTTMTFGIGVDQEKYLLGAEGQGDLLTEAESTNMMWSWQAGYKFLNFEGSFTSTTVTEATDFKIHMGSHGSSLDNYKETTLSLGTEALVSDDMTPIIHLVVNAGNILDGDNKISLTEQAVIMVSEEKSPKIAVNTSNMFSVDHVHNGDGSSH
- a CDS encoding PAS domain-containing protein — protein: MVNESNIRISPLLSFDFYLENYHKLMGQLRKEFELKQMRSILRNNIGDNIQHIIKTEDYEALVITDLNQAIVWVNDGFTEMTGYHKNYALGKKPSFLQGEKTSEATKQKIREKLKTEHGYEGSILNYRKNGEAYRCRIKIIPLYDSKKQLTHFIALERELLAA
- the metE gene encoding 5-methyltetrahydropteroyltriglutamate--homocysteine S-methyltransferase, which codes for MKTSNLGYPRIGAHRELKRACEKYWSNKISLEDLVETGKSIRAENWKLQQEKGIDLVPSNDFSFYDQVLDTTLMVGAIPERYKNVQKSSKNLLDLYFAMARGLQKDGVDVIAMEMTKWFDTNYHYIVPEFIKDQEFEWVSQKVVEEFKEAKNLGIHTKPVLLGPVTYLLLGKEKEEGFHRLDLLQKLIPVYHSILKELLDAGATWVQFDEPILSTDLSSKEQEAIGIVYNGIAESFPNLKILLASYFGDYGDNLDTVLDLPVCALHLDLKRGQGQLDNVLESEKLKENTSLSLGVVDGRNVWKNDFETSLQFIQKAKEKLGEERIIVSPSCSLLHVPYDLELEENERILSAEIKDWMAFAKQKLEELQSLKILAKSPDYRSQKLFLDNAASMERRGGSKLIHKPKVKHRLEQLEKKDYYRESPFAKRKILQEEHLKLPLFPTTTIGSFPQTQEVRRNRSMFKKGELQEREYVGFLMEKTTETIRLQEEIGLDVPVHGEFERNDMVEYFGEQLEGFTFTQNGWVQSYGSRCVKPPIIYGDVSRPVPMTVFWTSFAQSLTDKPVKGMLTGPVTILQWSFVRDDQARSATCEQIALAILDEVLDLEKEGISIIQVDEPAIREGLPLRKKDWGRYLDWAIGAFKLSTSGVKDSTQIHTHMCYSEFNDIIQSIADMDADVITIECSRSQMELLDAFYEFDYPNDIGPGVYDIHSPRVPSEEEIVKLLQKAEHVLPASKLWVNPDCGLKTRGWEETINALKVMVSAAQQMRETVGQPSN